The following proteins come from a genomic window of Salminus brasiliensis chromosome 15, fSalBra1.hap2, whole genome shotgun sequence:
- the LOC140536233 gene encoding LOW QUALITY PROTEIN: uncharacterized protein (The sequence of the model RefSeq protein was modified relative to this genomic sequence to represent the inferred CDS: inserted 2 bases in 1 codon; substituted 1 base at 1 genomic stop codon), translating into MNKHNKDMATRKGISTQQTSPTTSSRQVKKNTGKKKTHHCSECGKSFSQQSTLKAHQRIHTGEKPYRCSECGKSFTQQITLQQHQRIHTGEKPHHCPECGKSFRFGSVLKIHQRIHTGEKPYPCSECGKSFTQQITLQQHQLIHTGEKPFHCSVCGKSFRDGSVLKKHQRVHTGEKPYHCPDCGKSFNQRTTLQLHQRIHTGEKPYHCSDCGKSFTSQANLLQHQLIHMGVKPYYCSECGKGFTQQSTLQQHQRTHTGEKPYQCLECGKSFSKQIHLKTHQRTHTGEKPYQCSECGKTFNQQSNFRLHQRIHTGEKPYQCSECGKSFRGGGGLKKHKLIHTGEKPYHCTECGKSFTQQSTLQQHQRIHTGEKPYQCSECGKSFRGRGGLKNHKLIHTGEKPHQCSECGKSFTQQSNLHQHQRIHTGEKPDNCTECGKSFTHQSNLFQHQRIHTGEKPYYCSDCEKSFRHSHTLKMHKCIKSPGEKTPELKNMATKRVSGTQQTSPVTSSRQIQKNTGKKKTNHCSECGKSFTQHSSLKAHERFHTGEKPHHSSKCRKSFSQQITLQIHQRTHTGQKPYCCLECGKSFTQQSHLKQHQRIHTGEKPHYCHECGKSFRDGSVLKKHIRIHTGEXSECGKSFTQQITLQLHQRTHTGEKPFHCSDCGKSFRYGSVLKKHQLIHTGEKPYHCSVCGKCFNQQGNLLQHQLIHMGVKPYYCSDCVKGFLQQSTLQQHQHIHTGEKPYLCSECGKSFKRQSNLQHHQLIHTGEKPYLCSECGKSFRDGGVLKKHKLIHTGERPYNCSECGKCFIRQSNLXLHLRIHTGQKPYYCSECGKRFTQLSHLKTHHHIHTGEKPFYCSECEKKFRRSHMLKKHKDGGVLTKHKLIHTGERPYNCSKCGKCFNRQSNLQLHLRIHTGEKPYYCSECRKRFTQLSHLKQHQLIHTGEKPYQCSECGKSFTRQSTLRLHQRTHTGEKPYHCSECGKSFTRQSHLQQHLLSHTGEKPYHCSECEKSFTRQSHLQQHQHSHTGEKPYLCSECGKSFNRQSNLQQHQLIHTGEKPYHCSDCGKRFNQQSTLQLHQRIHTGEKPYQCSQCGKSFRDGGVLKKHQLIHTGEKPFCCLECGKSFNRQSNLQLHQLIHTGEKPYHCSDCGKSFSQQTYLLQHQLIHMGVKPYYCSECGRGFTRQSTLQQHHHIHTGQKPYHCSECGKSFRHSHTLKIHKCTKILIEIDSKTP; encoded by the exons ATgaacaaacacaacaaagacatgGCAACCAGAAAGGGCATCAGTACTCAACAAACATCCCCTACTACATCTAGCAGACAAGTAAAGAAAAATACAGGCAAAAAGAAAACTCACCACTGCTcggagtgtgggaagagtttttcTCAACAGAGTACTCTCAAAGCACACcaacgcattcacacaggagagaagccatatcgctgctcagagtgtggaaagagttttactcaacagattactctccaacaacaccagcgcattcacacaggggaGAAGCCCCATCATTGCCcagagtgtggaaagagttttagaTTTGGAAGCGTTCTTAAAATacatcagcgcattcacacaggagagaaaccctaTCCTTGTTCAGAGTGTGGGAAAAGTTTTACTCAACAGATCACTCTCCAGcaacaccagctcattcacactggagaaaagCCCTTCCACTGCTCAGTGTGCGGAAAGAGTTTTAGAGATGGAAGTGTTCTCAAAAAACATCAGCGTGTTCAtacaggagagaagccgtatcactgcccagactgtggaaagagttttaatcaacgGACTACTCTCCAactacaccagcgcattcacacaggagagaaaccgtatcactgctcagactgtggaaaaaGTTTTACTTCACAAGCTAATCTCCTTCAACACCAACTCATTCACATGGGAGTTAAACCATACTattgctcagagtgtgggaagggTTTTACTCAACAGAGTACTCTCCAGCAACATCAGCGcactcacacaggagagaagccgtatcaGTGCttagagtgtgggaagagttttagtaAACAGATTCATCttaaaacacaccagcgcactcacacaggagagaagccgtatcaATGCTCTGAGTGTGGAAAGacttttaatcaacagagtAATTTCCGTCTACACcaacgcattcacacaggagagaagccctatcagtgctcagagtgtggaaagagttttagaGGTGGAGGTGGTCTCAAAAAACACAAGCTTATTcatacaggagagaaaccatatcactgcacagagtgtgggaagagttttactcaacagAGTACTCTTCAACAACATCAGcgtattcacacaggagagaagccctatcagtgctcagagtgtggaaagagttttagaGGTCGAGGTGGTCTCAAAAACCACAAgctcattcacactggagagaagccaCATCaatgctcagagtgtgggaaaagTTTTACTCAACAGAGTAATCTTCatcaacaccagcgcattcacacaggagagaagccagATAACTGCACAGAATGTGGTAAGAGTTTTACTCACCAGAGTAATCTCTttcaacaccagcgcattcacacaggagagaagccgtattactgctcagactgtgaaaAGAGTTTTAGACATTCACATACGTTGAAGATGCACAAGTGCATTAAGAGCCCTGGTGAAAAGACCCCT GAGCTTAAGAACATGGCAACCAAAAGAGTTTCCGGTACTCAGCAAACATCACCTGTTACATCTAGCAGACAAATTCAGAAAAATACAGGCAAGAAGAAAACTAaccactgctcagagtgtgggaagagttttactcaGCATAGTTCTCTTAAAGCACATGAGCGctttcacacaggagagaagccacaTCACTCCTCAAAGTGTAGGAAGAGTTTTTCTCAACAGATTACTCTCCAAATACATCAGCGCACCCACACAGGACAAAAGCCCTATTGCTGCttagagtgtgggaagagttttactcaacagAGTCATCTCAaacaacaccagcgcattcacacaggagagaaaccccATTACTGTCATGaatgtggaaagagttttagaGATGGAAGTGTTCTCAAAAAACATAtccgcattcacacaggaga ctcagagtgtgggaagagttttacccAACAGATTACTCTCCAGCTACACCAGCGcactcacacaggagagaagccttttcactgctcagactgtgggaagagttttagatATGGAAGTGTGCTCAAAAAACACCAGCTTATTCATACAGGCGAGAAGCCCTATCACTGCTCAGTCTGTGGAAAGTGTTTTAATCAACAAGGCAATCTCCTTCAACACCAACTCATTCACATGGGAGTGAAACCATACTACTGCTCAGATTGTGTAAAGGGTTTTCTTCAACAGAGTACTCTCCAGCAACATCagcacattcacacaggagagaagccatatctctgctcagagtgtgggaagagtttcaaACGGCAGAGTAATCTCCAACACCACCAgcttattcacacaggagagaagccgtatctctgttcagagtgtggaaagagtttcAGAGATGGAGGTGTTCtcaaaaaacacaaactcattcacacaggagagagacCGTAtaactgctcagagtgtgggaagtgTTTTATTCGACAGAGTAATCTTTAACTTCACCTacgcattcacacaggacaGAAGCCCTATTATTGCTCAGAATGCGGAAAGAGGTTTACTCAACTGAGTCATCTTAAAACACACCaccacattcacacaggagagaagccctTTTACTGCTCAGAATGTGAGAAGAAATTCAGGCGTTCACATATGTTGAAGAAACACAA AGATGGAGGTGTTCTCACAAAACACAAactcattcacacaggagagagacCGTATAACTGCTCAAAGTGTGGCAAGTGTTTTAATCGACAGAGTAATCTTCAACTTCACCtacgcattcacacaggagagaagccctATTATTGCTCAGAATGCAGAAAGAGGTTTACTCAACTGAGTCATCTTa aacaacaccagctcatccacacaggagagaagccgtatcaatgctcagagtgtgggaagagttttactcgGCAGAGTACTCTCCGACTACACCAGCGcactcacacaggagagaagccttATCACtgttcagagtgtgggaagagttttaccaGACAAAGTCATCTCCAAcaacacctgctcagtcacacAGGTGAGAAGCcttatcactgctcagagtgtgagaagagttttaCAAGACAAAGTCATCTACAGCAACACCAGCACagtcacacaggagagaagccgtatcTCTGCTCAGaatgtggaaagagttttaatcGACAGAGTAATCTTCAACAGCACCAGCTTattcacaccggagagaagccgtatcactgctcagattgtGGAAAACGTTTTAATCAACAGAGTACTCTCCAactacaccagcgcattcacacaggagagaagccgtatcaATGCTCAcagtgtggaaagagttttagaGATGGAGGCGTTCTCAAAaaacaccagctcattcacacaggagagaagccattTTGCTGCTTagagtgtggaaagagttttaatcGACAGAGTAATCTCCAACTACATCagctcattcacacaggagaaaagccctatcactgctcagactgtggaaagagttttagtCAGCAGACTTATCTCCTTcaacaccagctcattcacatGGGAGTGAAACCAtactactgctcagagtgtggtaGGGGTTTTACCAGACAGAGCACTCTCCAGCAACACCACCACATTCACACAGGACAAAAGCCGTATCACTGCTCTGAATGCGGGAAGAGCTTTAGGCATTCTCATACTTTAAAGATACACAAGTGCACTAAGATTTTGATAGAAATAGACAGTAAAACTCCATAA